A window of the Streptomyces sp. NBC_01351 genome harbors these coding sequences:
- a CDS encoding DUF5995 family protein, with amino-acid sequence MEAVLARMRALDERLPAQDGVAVFNRVYLTVTETLYERISLGGFPAPRRAAVLSTRFAERYLAAVEAERPPACWRPLLQYRRHPGVRPLQHALAGINAHIGHDLALAVVSTCRTLDCEPRALEADFDRVGDTLVALEEHIREDLMPGPDLLEIADPLTHLLGSWSLDRARSGAWAAARLLWTLRRSPELAEEFRESLDAGVGLVGRCLLTPVGAASAVP; translated from the coding sequence ATGGAAGCGGTGCTGGCGCGGATGCGCGCCCTGGACGAGCGGCTCCCCGCGCAGGACGGTGTCGCCGTCTTCAACCGGGTGTACCTGACGGTGACGGAGACCCTGTACGAGCGGATCTCCCTCGGGGGTTTCCCCGCCCCGCGGAGGGCGGCCGTGCTGAGCACGCGCTTCGCGGAGCGGTACCTGGCGGCGGTGGAGGCCGAGCGGCCTCCGGCCTGCTGGCGGCCGCTGCTCCAGTACCGCCGCCACCCGGGGGTGCGTCCGCTGCAGCACGCGCTGGCCGGGATCAACGCGCACATCGGCCACGACCTGGCGCTGGCGGTGGTGTCCACCTGCCGCACCCTGGACTGCGAACCACGCGCCCTGGAGGCGGACTTCGACCGGGTCGGCGACACCCTGGTCGCGCTGGAGGAGCACATCCGCGAGGACCTGATGCCGGGTCCGGACCTGCTGGAGATCGCCGACCCGCTGACCCACTTACTCGGCTCGTGGAGCCTGGACCGCGCCCGCTCGGGGGCCTGGGCGGCGGCCCGCCTGCTGTGGACCCTGCGCCGCTCCCCCGAGCTGGCGGAGGAGTTCCGCGAGTCCCTGGACGCGGGCGTGGGCCTGGTCGGCCGCTGCCTGTTGACTCCCGTCGGGGCGGCCTCGGCGGTCCCGTAG